In one window of Gadus chalcogrammus isolate NIFS_2021 chromosome 12, NIFS_Gcha_1.0, whole genome shotgun sequence DNA:
- the pole4 gene encoding DNA polymerase epsilon subunit 4, whose product MMATTVATPVTPTESDQGRSVSEEEPRGNEADEESQQTGPVASVTHSRVSKLPLARIKALMKADPDVSLASQESVFIIAKATELFVEMIAKDSLVYAQQGKRKTLQRKDLDNAIEAIDEFAFLEGTLD is encoded by the exons ATGATGGCCACAACGGTGGCAACACCCGTCACGCCAACAGAATCCGACCAAGGCCGGAGCGTCAGTGAAGAAGAACCCCGAGGGAACGAGGCAGATGAGGAAAGCCAACAAACGGGGCCCGTAGCAAGTGTTACGCACAGCCGTGTCTCCAAACTCCCCCTGGCTCGCATCAAGGCGCTGATGAAGGCAGACCCCGATGTGTCACTCGCAAGTCAAGAGTCTGTATTCATAATCGCGAAGGCCACG GAATTGTTTGTTGAGATGATTGCCAAGGATTCCCTCGTCTATGCCCAACAAGGAAAAAGGAAAACTTTGCAGAGGAAAGATTTGG ACAATGCGATAGAGGCCATTGATGAGTTTGCTTTCCTTGAAG GTACATTGGACTGA